Proteins encoded in a region of the Planctomycetia bacterium genome:
- a CDS encoding DUF4838 domain-containing protein, which yields MLNRILIVPIAIVSLQFVALQAADVPLVAEGKPRAAIVIAEKPARLVKLAAEELQSYLFKISGATLPIVHAPPNNGDTAIYIGRSTATDALKIGDEGLKYGAFRIVAGENHVVLLGHDLDFIPKEPWAPHYGHTPKMLADWDKLTGEKWGNPIGASLMRGYNKPLGLWHADRGGSLQAVYELLRRLGVRWYMPGELGEIVPKTATVKLAPTDETIRPDFAQREFHFTFYWGATKDDILWTLRLGLNHGDEVRGLGEPGHGMSAVTMRDETKQAHPEYYALWNGKRAVAHYGGAQCLSSEGLLQQNVKYVRAMFDLYDEPMVSVMPEDGYSNACECELCRGKETPARGFSGKISDYVWDYVNRVAVEVYKTHPHKKVSCFAYGTYTQPPGKIAKLSPNLVVGIVQPRRFFNDPAKRKEFVDLRQAWIKKLPSAEPLMIWEHYPFTAPGKPSYGVPAYFPHLIAEDLRSLKGISQGEVIEVMFDEKKSYGLHAPAFNHLNLYVTTRLYWDAEQNIDALLAEYYRNFYGPAAAEMQAFIEYSEASWRDLAKSGDKKSVEKIERMFVLLAKAKEKAPPDSAYGQRIALLADYLRPMAELREQLAKGRGNVPSARATKLSKVGIKIDGKLDEPAWKGLAAYGFGELETGRVPAFKSSFRTCWADGNLYFGITCSDRDTKTLNIGTRKNEDGRIWNGDCVELLLETQIHSYYQLVVNPAGAIIDLDRKGGLNESWSSEAEVAAHISEDSWTVEIRIPMAGDGKTENIDPLHGVSGREPTELYPWYINVCRQRVRDNGSELSAFSPTSKNDFHDMLKFGSLYAK from the coding sequence GAAGAACTCCAAAGCTATCTGTTCAAGATTTCCGGCGCTACGTTGCCGATCGTGCATGCGCCTCCGAATAACGGCGACACGGCGATCTACATCGGCCGGAGCACGGCAACGGACGCGCTGAAGATCGGCGACGAAGGATTGAAGTACGGCGCGTTTCGCATAGTCGCCGGCGAGAACCACGTCGTATTGTTGGGGCACGACCTCGACTTCATTCCTAAAGAGCCCTGGGCGCCGCATTACGGACACACTCCGAAGATGCTCGCCGACTGGGACAAGCTCACCGGGGAAAAGTGGGGCAATCCGATCGGGGCGAGTTTGATGCGCGGCTACAACAAGCCGCTCGGTTTGTGGCATGCCGATCGAGGAGGATCGCTGCAGGCCGTGTATGAATTGCTTCGGCGACTCGGTGTGCGGTGGTATATGCCGGGCGAACTGGGAGAGATCGTGCCGAAGACGGCGACGGTCAAGCTCGCGCCAACCGACGAAACCATTCGCCCGGACTTCGCGCAACGAGAATTTCATTTCACGTTCTACTGGGGTGCGACGAAAGACGACATTCTCTGGACACTCCGCCTGGGCCTCAACCACGGCGACGAAGTGCGCGGGCTCGGCGAACCCGGCCACGGCATGAGCGCCGTCACGATGCGCGACGAAACGAAGCAAGCGCATCCCGAATACTACGCCCTTTGGAACGGCAAGCGAGCGGTGGCGCACTACGGAGGGGCGCAATGCTTGTCGTCGGAGGGACTGCTGCAGCAGAACGTGAAATACGTGCGCGCGATGTTCGATCTCTACGACGAGCCGATGGTTTCCGTCATGCCGGAAGATGGCTACAGCAATGCCTGCGAGTGCGAGCTTTGCCGCGGCAAAGAAACGCCGGCGCGTGGCTTCAGCGGCAAGATCTCCGACTATGTGTGGGACTACGTGAACCGCGTTGCCGTCGAAGTTTACAAGACGCACCCGCACAAGAAGGTGAGTTGCTTCGCGTACGGCACCTACACCCAGCCGCCGGGGAAGATCGCGAAGCTGAGCCCGAACTTAGTCGTCGGCATCGTGCAGCCGCGGCGGTTTTTCAACGATCCGGCGAAACGAAAGGAATTCGTCGACCTACGGCAAGCGTGGATCAAGAAACTGCCCTCGGCCGAGCCGCTGATGATCTGGGAGCATTATCCCTTCACGGCGCCGGGCAAGCCGTCGTACGGAGTTCCCGCTTACTTTCCGCATCTGATCGCCGAAGACCTCCGGTCGTTGAAGGGAATCTCGCAAGGGGAAGTGATCGAGGTAATGTTCGACGAGAAGAAGTCGTATGGACTGCACGCGCCGGCGTTCAATCATTTGAATCTTTACGTGACGACGCGCCTCTATTGGGACGCCGAGCAAAACATCGACGCCTTGCTCGCCGAATACTATCGCAACTTCTACGGCCCTGCGGCCGCGGAGATGCAGGCCTTCATCGAATACTCCGAAGCGAGCTGGCGCGACCTTGCCAAAAGCGGGGATAAGAAGAGCGTCGAAAAGATCGAGCGGATGTTCGTCTTGCTCGCTAAGGCCAAGGAAAAGGCTCCGCCTGATTCCGCTTACGGACAACGCATCGCGCTGCTTGCGGATTACCTTCGCCCGATGGCCGAGCTGCGCGAGCAACTGGCGAAAGGCCGCGGCAACGTCCCTTCGGCACGAGCCACGAAGCTCTCGAAGGTCGGCATCAAGATCGACGGCAAACTCGATGAGCCGGCCTGGAAGGGGCTCGCCGCTTACGGTTTCGGCGAGCTAGAGACGGGCCGCGTACCGGCGTTCAAAAGCTCGTTTCGCACCTGCTGGGCCGACGGCAATCTCTACTTCGGCATCACTTGTTCCGACCGCGACACGAAGACCCTCAACATCGGCACGCGAAAGAACGAAGATGGCCGCATCTGGAACGGCGACTGCGTCGAGCTGTTGCTGGAAACGCAGATCCACTCCTATTATCAACTCGTCGTGAATCCGGCCGGCGCGATCATCGATCTCGATCGCAAAGGAGGACTCAACGAAAGTTGGTCGTCTGAAGCCGAGGTTGCCGCTCACATCAGCGAGGATTCATGGACCGTCGAGATTCGCATTCCCATGGCCGGCGACGGTAAGACGGAGAATATCGATCCGCTGCATGGGGTGTCGGGCCGCGAGCCGACGGAGCTTTATCCCTGGTATATCAACGTCTGCCGACAACGAGTACGCGACAACGGCTCGGAACTCTCGGCCTTCTCGCCGACCTCGAAAAACGACTTTCACGACATGCTGAAATTCGGATCGCTCTATGCCAAATAA
- a CDS encoding PmoA family protein: MPRIMPNIRFRILSALLCGAFAVLLAAEPLRAEVTVVERDDCIRITVDGQVFTEWRYKDWVAPFLYPVVGPNGENVTRHYPMKSGMPGEEQDHPWHRSIRFSHSDVNGFNFWWAPGKERAGHTAEIKLEKIERLTSGKTGEAIFWNQWLGDGKLVLREKVRLAVTPLAGHQTLLDYDIELHAGAAPVVFGDKRDGGLLVRVAGTMKVEDEKGNKFQGTIVNSRGDRNADAWGKQAEWTDYFGPDATGKTVGIAIFDHPSNLRFPTHWHARTYGLMTANRFGTDHFLGKYGDHKTLICAPAKNCNCPACESHSGDYTIPAGGSLKLRNRFYIHHGDATTADVAQQYRDYTSDPESTLALMQALMRQFKSSTLVEQYANTDFTAWPAEFAAQRSEALRLRALAYSVVKKGKKSEEDYKSAIKLDPENGGLWMGLADNYANALDDSPQAEAAYRRVLELTGKTYGWMPIQATISLARSFIDRAKPDEALKLLKELDAVTTMAPAWRIKILRTYGHAYAAQGKEEASLAKFREALKLEATK; encoded by the coding sequence ATGCCTCGAATCATGCCGAACATTCGCTTCCGAATTCTCAGTGCGTTGCTATGCGGAGCTTTCGCCGTGCTGCTTGCCGCCGAGCCGCTGCGTGCCGAAGTCACGGTCGTTGAGCGAGACGACTGCATTCGCATCACCGTCGATGGCCAGGTCTTCACAGAATGGCGGTATAAGGATTGGGTCGCGCCGTTTCTGTATCCGGTCGTCGGGCCGAACGGTGAGAACGTCACGCGGCACTATCCGATGAAGTCGGGCATGCCGGGCGAAGAGCAAGATCACCCGTGGCACCGCTCGATTCGCTTTTCGCATAGCGACGTAAACGGCTTCAACTTTTGGTGGGCGCCCGGCAAAGAGAGGGCAGGGCACACAGCCGAGATCAAGCTCGAAAAAATCGAGCGACTCACCTCGGGCAAGACCGGCGAAGCGATTTTTTGGAATCAATGGCTCGGCGACGGCAAGCTTGTCTTGCGCGAGAAGGTGCGACTCGCGGTCACACCGCTCGCCGGCCATCAGACATTGCTGGACTACGACATCGAACTCCATGCCGGAGCTGCGCCGGTCGTGTTCGGCGATAAGCGCGACGGTGGCTTGCTCGTACGCGTGGCGGGAACGATGAAGGTCGAAGACGAGAAGGGAAATAAATTCCAAGGGACGATCGTCAACAGCCGCGGCGACCGCAACGCCGACGCTTGGGGAAAACAAGCCGAATGGACCGACTACTTCGGGCCCGACGCTACCGGCAAGACGGTCGGCATCGCGATATTCGATCATCCTTCGAACTTGCGATTCCCTACGCATTGGCATGCTCGAACCTACGGCCTGATGACGGCCAATCGCTTCGGAACGGATCACTTTCTCGGAAAGTACGGCGACCACAAGACGTTGATCTGCGCGCCGGCTAAGAACTGCAATTGCCCCGCCTGCGAGTCGCACTCGGGCGACTACACGATTCCCGCCGGCGGGAGCTTGAAGCTCCGAAATCGATTCTATATCCACCACGGCGACGCAACGACGGCCGACGTCGCGCAGCAGTATCGCGATTACACGTCCGATCCGGAATCGACGTTGGCCCTCATGCAAGCGTTGATGCGGCAATTCAAGTCGAGCACTCTGGTCGAGCAATATGCGAACACCGATTTTACCGCTTGGCCGGCCGAGTTCGCGGCGCAAAGAAGCGAAGCGCTGCGACTGCGCGCTTTGGCATATTCCGTCGTGAAGAAGGGGAAGAAATCGGAAGAAGACTACAAGTCGGCGATCAAGCTCGACCCGGAAAACGGCGGGCTATGGATGGGCCTCGCCGACAACTACGCGAATGCGCTCGACGATTCGCCACAAGCCGAGGCCGCATATCGGCGCGTGTTGGAGCTCACCGGAAAAACGTACGGCTGGATGCCTATTCAAGCGACCATCTCCTTGGCGCGAAGTTTCATCGATCGGGCCAAGCCCGACGAGGCGTTGAAGCTGCTCAAGGAGCTCGACGCCGTAACCACGATGGCCCCGGCGTGGCGCATCAAGATCTTGCGAACCTACGGCCATGCCTACGCCGCGCAAGGCAAAGAAGAAGCCTCGCTCGCCAAGTTTCGCGAGGCATTGAAACTGGAAGCGACGAAGTAG
- a CDS encoding M15 family metallopeptidase, with amino-acid sequence MTMLRNAEPAATAGTDDAARRAYWAEQMELGYELIERVLPFEVQECGEGFASLRDAADSAGVEMQFSSTKIAGELERVYFMRSSLVDDVVAVGRKMNERGWILKIEDGYRSLEMQGQLVRKPELFDVILKKCIWENGGQVPSVEMMFRRALVLIANIPKIGTHMSGSAIDVSVFRRDDGSEVSRGYPYLEMSERTPMRSPFVAAEHLKNRLEITAMLEAEGFVHFPFEFWHFNKDDAMGHILRDKPAPARFGPVHWDPQTNRVVRVEEPLTPLNPLPVIEREIAAALKRSTGGAE; translated from the coding sequence ATGACGATGCTGCGCAACGCAGAGCCCGCCGCGACAGCCGGCACCGACGACGCAGCTCGCCGCGCCTATTGGGCCGAGCAAATGGAGCTCGGCTACGAACTGATCGAACGAGTTCTCCCGTTCGAGGTGCAAGAGTGCGGCGAAGGTTTCGCTTCGCTCCGCGATGCGGCAGACTCGGCCGGCGTGGAGATGCAGTTCTCGTCGACGAAGATCGCCGGTGAATTGGAGCGAGTTTATTTCATGCGCTCGAGCCTCGTCGACGACGTCGTCGCAGTCGGCCGAAAGATGAACGAGCGGGGTTGGATTCTGAAGATCGAAGACGGCTACCGCTCGCTCGAAATGCAAGGCCAACTCGTGCGGAAGCCCGAGTTGTTCGACGTGATCCTGAAGAAATGTATCTGGGAGAACGGCGGTCAGGTTCCTTCGGTCGAAATGATGTTTCGCCGCGCGCTGGTGTTGATCGCCAACATCCCTAAGATCGGCACCCACATGTCGGGCTCGGCGATCGACGTCTCGGTGTTTCGTCGCGACGACGGCAGCGAAGTCTCGCGCGGCTACCCTTATCTGGAAATGAGCGAACGGACCCCGATGCGCTCGCCATTCGTCGCAGCGGAACACTTGAAGAATCGCCTCGAAATCACGGCGATGCTCGAAGCCGAAGGGTTCGTGCATTTCCCTTTCGAGTTTTGGCACTTCAACAAAGACGACGCGATGGGGCACATCCTCCGCGACAAACCCGCCCCGGCACGCTTCGGGCCCGTGCATTGGGACCCCCAAACCAATCGGGTCGTCCGAGTGGAGGAGCCGCTGACGCCGCTCAATCCGCTGCCGGTGATCGAACGAGAAATCGCGGCAGCCCTGAAGCGGAGCACGGGCGGCGCCGAATAG
- a CDS encoding helix-turn-helix domain-containing protein translates to MAKKSKNAKRVAVTDQVRRHVRECGLSCYALSKLAEIDEATLSRFLSGERGISAKALDRLGAVLNFEVVCHGPNV, encoded by the coding sequence ATGGCAAAGAAATCAAAGAATGCGAAACGGGTAGCCGTGACCGACCAAGTACGCCGGCATGTGCGCGAGTGCGGGTTGAGTTGCTATGCCCTCTCGAAGCTAGCCGAAATCGACGAAGCGACGTTGTCGAGGTTTCTATCGGGCGAGCGGGGAATCTCGGCCAAGGCCCTCGATAGGCTGGGGGCGGTTTTGAATTTTGAAGTGGTTTGCCACGGTCCAAACGTCTAA